The Phragmitibacter flavus genome contains a region encoding:
- the purT gene encoding formate-dependent phosphoribosylglycinamide formyltransferase: MSSASSFSPSIGTPFSPSATKVLMLGSGELGKEVVIELQRLGCEVIAVDSYANAPAMQVADRAHVLSMLDADALRRVLLLEKPDLIVPEVEAIATEVLVELEADGFKVVPTALAAKLTMNREGIRRLAAEELGLRCSSYVFAATEEEFQTAVMQIGIPCVVKPIMSSSGKGQSVIRKEEDIAPAWQYAQEGGRAGRGKVIVEGMVDFDYEITMLTVRHSGGTSFCAPIGHLQKEGDYRESWQPQPMSEAALKESERIAGAVTEALGGWGLFGVELFVKGDLVWFSEVSPRPHDTGLVTIISQDLSEFALHARAILGLPIPNIVQHGPSASAVILVEGSSSNIVYGNLGAALAEPDSALRLFGKPTVKGKRRMGVVAVRAMTIDAAREKARRAAAAVTVEFVD; the protein is encoded by the coding sequence ATGTCCTCAGCCTCCTCTTTTTCTCCTTCGATTGGCACTCCTTTTTCTCCTTCCGCGACCAAGGTTTTGATGCTGGGGTCGGGGGAGTTGGGCAAGGAGGTGGTGATTGAGCTGCAACGCCTTGGCTGCGAGGTGATCGCGGTGGATTCGTATGCCAACGCCCCGGCGATGCAGGTGGCGGACCGGGCTCATGTGCTGTCAATGCTGGACGCGGACGCGTTGCGGCGGGTGTTGCTTTTGGAAAAGCCGGATTTGATCGTTCCGGAGGTGGAGGCGATTGCGACTGAGGTGTTGGTGGAGCTGGAAGCGGACGGATTCAAGGTCGTGCCGACGGCGCTCGCGGCGAAGCTGACCATGAATCGCGAGGGGATTCGAAGGCTGGCGGCGGAGGAGTTGGGGTTGCGCTGCTCAAGTTATGTTTTCGCGGCTACGGAGGAGGAGTTTCAGACGGCGGTGATGCAGATTGGCATTCCTTGTGTGGTAAAGCCGATCATGAGCAGCTCGGGAAAAGGTCAAAGTGTGATTCGCAAGGAGGAGGACATTGCTCCCGCCTGGCAGTATGCCCAAGAAGGCGGACGCGCGGGACGCGGAAAAGTGATCGTCGAGGGGATGGTGGATTTTGATTATGAGATCACCATGTTGACCGTGAGGCATTCGGGCGGCACGTCGTTTTGTGCGCCGATCGGACATTTGCAGAAGGAGGGCGATTATCGCGAGAGCTGGCAGCCCCAGCCGATGAGTGAAGCCGCCTTGAAAGAGAGCGAGCGGATCGCGGGCGCGGTGACGGAGGCTTTGGGTGGATGGGGGCTTTTTGGGGTGGAACTGTTTGTGAAGGGGGATTTGGTCTGGTTCAGCGAAGTTTCACCGCGACCGCATGACACGGGTTTGGTGACGATCATTTCACAGGACTTGAGTGAATTTGCTTTGCACGCCCGGGCAATTCTTGGGCTGCCAATTCCGAACATCGTTCAGCATGGGCCGAGTGCCTCGGCGGTCATTTTGGTGGAGGGGAGTTCGAGCAACATCGTTTATGGCAATCTGGGCGCAGCTCTGGCAGAGCCGGATTCTGCTTTGCGATTGTTTGGAAAACCGACCGTAAAGGGCAAACGTCGCATGGGCGTGGTTGCAGTGCGGGCGATGACGATTGATGCAGCGAGGGAGAAGGCCCGGCGTGCTGCTGCTGCGGTGACGGTTGAATTCGTTGACTAG